A window of Mycolicibacterium madagascariense genomic DNA:
CCGCAAGCTCTTCGACGTCACGGCCACTGGCGATACGCAGAAGACCGACACCGCAACGGCTTTCGAGTATGGCGCGCTGATCACCGCGGCGCAGCTGATCGGCGCGGGCCAGGCCATGCTCGACGGTTCGGTCGAATACGCCAAGCAGCGCAGCCAGTTCGGCCGCGTCATCGGCTCCTACCAGGCGATCAAGCACGCGCTGGCCAACGTCCACATCGCCGTCGAGATGGCCCGGCCACTGATCTACGGCGCAGCGCTGTCGCTCGGCAGCGGCTCCCCCGACACCGCCCGCGACGTGAGTGCGGCCGCGGCCGCCGCTGCCGACGCCGGACTGCTGTCGGCCCGCACCGCGCTGCAGACCCACGGCGCCATCGGCTACACCCAGGAACACGACCTGTCGCTGCTGATCCTGCGGGTGCAGGCGCTGCGGTCGGCATGGGGCGATCCGACGTGGCACCGCCGCCGAGTGCTGGAGGCGCTGTGACCGGATCGCGCATGACCGGTAGCGAGGAGCGGAGCGGATCGCGCATGACAGAAGAGCGGGAGATGTTGCGCGACACCGTCGCAACGATCGTCGAGAAGCACGCCTCCCCCGAAGCGGTGCGCCGCGCCATGGAGTCCGAACGCGGGTACGACGAGTCGCTGTGGACGCTGTTGTGCGAACAGGTCGGAGCGGCCGCACTCGTCGTCCCCGAGGAATTCGGTGGCGCGGGAGGCGAACTCGCCGATGCCGCGGTGGTCATCGAGACGCTGGGCCGCGCCCTGGTGCCGACGCCGCTGCTCGGCACGACGCTCGCCGAACTGGCGCTGCTGTCGGCCGACGACCCCGATGCCGACACTCTGGAGACGTTGGCCGAGGGCACGTCGATCGGCGCTGTCGTGTTCGATCCCGGCTACGTGGTCAACGGTGACGTGGCCGACGTGGTGGTCGGGGTCGAGGACGGCGGGTTGGCCCGCTGGACGACCTTCACCGCCGAGCCGTTCGTCACGATGGATCCCACTCGCAGGCTGGCGCGCGTCCGGCCCGGGGAGACCGCGGTCATCGGCCCCGACCCGGGGCTCGCCGATACCGCGTCGATCCTGTTGGCGGCGGAGCAGATTGGCGCCGCCGCGCGATGCCTCGACCTGACGGTCGCCTACACCAAGGATCGCGTTCAGTTCGGCCGGCCGATCGGCAGCTTCCAAGCGCTCAAGCACCGCATGGCGGATCTCTACGTTCTGGTGCAGTCGGCCAAGGCCCTCGTCGACGATGCCGTCGCCGAGCCGTCGCCGACGGCAGCGGCGCTGGCGCGGGTGTCGGCGAGCGAGGCATTCAGTCGCGTGGCGGCCGAGTCGATCCAGATGCACGGTGGCGTCGCCATCACCTGGGAGTACGACATTCAGCTGTACTTCAAGCGGGCACACGGGAGCGCTCAGCTGATGGGCCCGCCGCGGGATCACCTCCGGCGCCTCGAACATGAAGTGCTCTGACGTGTCGTAGGGCCGTGGCATGATCGAACACATGTTCGACGACCTGTCCGAGGCGGCGCTGGTGGAGCGCATCGCGGCGCTGGAGGTCTCCAAGTGCGCCGCGGCGGCCGAGCAAGCCGAGTTGACCATGGCATTGGATGCGGCGCGCCGCGCTCGCGAGGCCGCTGCCGGGGTGCCCGCGTCCCAGCGCGGCAAGGGCCTGGCCAGTGAAGTGGCATTGGCCCGGCGCGATTCCCCGAACCGCGGCGGACGCCACCTCGGCTTCGCCCGCGCCCTGGTGTACGAGATGCCCCACACCCTGGCCGCGCTGAAGGCCGGGGCGCTCTCGGAATGGCGGGCGACGCTGATCGTGCGCGAATCGGCGTGCCTGTCGGTAGAGGACCGCGCCCGGTTGGACGAACGGATGTGCGCCGACCAAAACGCCCTGGAAGGCAAGGGCGACAAGCGCATCGAAGCCGACGCCAAGGCCATCGCCTACCGCCTGGACCCCCAGGCGGTCGTGGATCGGGCGGTGCGGGCACCTCAGGAACGCTCGGTGTGGATCCGCCCGGCCCCGGACTGCATGACCTACGTGACCGCACTGCTGCCGATGCCCCAGGGTGTCGCGGTCTACGCCGCGCTGCGCCGCACCGCCGACACCTGCGGGGACGGCCGCGGCCGCGGACAGGTCATGGCCGACACCCTCGTCGAACGCATCACCGGGCGCCCCGCCGACGTCGCGGTCCCGGTCGCCGTCGAATTGGTGATCACCGACGAGACGCTGCTGGGCGGGGACCCCACCCCGGGGCGGGTCCCCGGCTACGGCCCGATCCCGGCCGCGGTGGCCTGCCGCCTGGCCGCCGACGCCGCCGCCGACGCGCGCTCCAAGGCCACCGTGCGCCGCCTCTACCGCCACCCCACCTCCGGGGCGTTGGTGGCCATGGAGTCCCGGGCGCGGCGGTTCCCGGCGGGCATGGCGCGCTTCATCGCGGTGCGCGACGACACGTGTCGCACCCCCTACTGCGACGCCCCGATCCGCCACACCGATCACGCCACCCCCCACGCCGCGGGCGGGGCGACGAGCTTGCGCAACGGGCTCGGGGAATGCGAGGCCTGCAACTACGCCAAGGAAGCCCCCGGCTGGCGGGTACGCACCTTCTGCGACCACCAGGGCCGCCACACCGCCG
This region includes:
- a CDS encoding acyl-CoA dehydrogenase family protein yields the protein MNFELDASQRDFAASIDGAMAAADVPAAIRAWAAGDTGPGRKVWATLADLGVTALAVPEEFDGIGADPVDLVVAAERLGRWGVPGPVAESIAVAPILLADDERCGALASGESIATVAMPPRVPRAVDADVAGLVLLASDGEVGLGATSDRHDSVDPARKLFDVTATGDTQKTDTATAFEYGALITAAQLIGAGQAMLDGSVEYAKQRSQFGRVIGSYQAIKHALANVHIAVEMARPLIYGAALSLGSGSPDTARDVSAAAAAAADAGLLSARTALQTHGAIGYTQEHDLSLLILRVQALRSAWGDPTWHRRRVLEAL
- the ipdE2 gene encoding acyl-CoA dehydrogenase IpdE2, with product MTEEREMLRDTVATIVEKHASPEAVRRAMESERGYDESLWTLLCEQVGAAALVVPEEFGGAGGELADAAVVIETLGRALVPTPLLGTTLAELALLSADDPDADTLETLAEGTSIGAVVFDPGYVVNGDVADVVVGVEDGGLARWTTFTAEPFVTMDPTRRLARVRPGETAVIGPDPGLADTASILLAAEQIGAAARCLDLTVAYTKDRVQFGRPIGSFQALKHRMADLYVLVQSAKALVDDAVAEPSPTAAALARVSASEAFSRVAAESIQMHGGVAITWEYDIQLYFKRAHGSAQLMGPPRDHLRRLEHEVL
- a CDS encoding 13E12 repeat family protein; this translates as MFDDLSEAALVERIAALEVSKCAAAAEQAELTMALDAARRAREAAAGVPASQRGKGLASEVALARRDSPNRGGRHLGFARALVYEMPHTLAALKAGALSEWRATLIVRESACLSVEDRARLDERMCADQNALEGKGDKRIEADAKAIAYRLDPQAVVDRAVRAPQERSVWIRPAPDCMTYVTALLPMPQGVAVYAALRRTADTCGDGRGRGQVMADTLVERITGRPADVAVPVAVELVITDETLLGGDPTPGRVPGYGPIPAAVACRLAADAAADARSKATVRRLYRHPTSGALVAMESRARRFPAGMARFIAVRDDTCRTPYCDAPIRHTDHATPHAAGGATSLRNGLGECEACNYAKEAPGWRVRTFCDHQGRHTAAFTTPTGATHHSTAPPLLGDLVPLKASGIEIHLSDLLAA